A DNA window from uncultured Methanoregula sp. contains the following coding sequences:
- the artA gene encoding archaeosortase A yields the protein MIEYLILISCFGFLAFLVPGRHRYYAAIIGWIFIVLTLFAELPVYFSENNFMYPLIAILSVPFLVITIKYLLKGDSRAVSLSRAAAVAFLIYAPFGFDQVPLFAALGNALIGLVVGQVVWILDLLQFPTTLDAWNIIMHNSFRVEIILGCTGIQSIAILLGVAAAVPTTLRQKILAFLLIAPTIYFLNLLRNVFVIMAYTDQWFPYSPEIAGNGELGYESFFWAHNVIAELTALVVLIFIAYGLFRLIPSLGTFADEVYQLYSGEIRNAFGKRE from the coding sequence ATGATCGAGTACCTGATCCTGATCTCCTGTTTTGGATTTCTTGCGTTCCTCGTACCCGGTCGTCACCGGTATTATGCCGCCATTATCGGCTGGATCTTTATTGTCCTGACCCTCTTTGCCGAATTGCCGGTATATTTTTCCGAGAATAACTTCATGTATCCCCTAATCGCGATACTCTCGGTGCCGTTCCTTGTCATCACGATAAAATATCTTCTCAAAGGGGACAGCCGGGCAGTCAGCCTCTCCCGGGCCGCGGCAGTTGCCTTCCTCATCTATGCGCCGTTCGGGTTTGACCAGGTGCCGTTGTTTGCTGCCCTCGGCAATGCGCTCATCGGGCTTGTCGTGGGCCAGGTGGTCTGGATCCTTGACCTCCTGCAGTTCCCGACCACCCTGGATGCCTGGAACATCATCATGCACAATAGTTTCCGGGTTGAGATTATTCTTGGCTGCACGGGTATCCAGAGCATAGCAATCCTTCTCGGGGTTGCAGCTGCAGTGCCGACAACCCTGCGGCAGAAGATCCTCGCGTTCTTACTGATCGCCCCTACCATCTATTTCCTCAATCTTCTCCGGAACGTCTTTGTCATCATGGCCTACACCGACCAGTGGTTCCCCTATTCCCCGGAAATCGCAGGCAACGGGGAACTCGGGTACGAGAGTTTCTTCTGGGCCCACAACGTAATTGCTGAACTGACCGCCCTTGTGGTCCTCATCTTCATTGCGTACGGCCTCTTCCGCCTCATCCCCTCCCTGGGAACCTTCGCCGACGAGGTTTACCAGTTGTATTCCGGCGAGATCAGGAATGCATTTGGTAAACGCGAATAA
- a CDS encoding transcription factor S, giving the protein MFCPECKSLLMSSGGQLKCRKCGYIRKIEGTDNMKKKVDRRENEITIVDDEGEKMKTLPTIQIRCPKCDNNLAFWWLRQLRAADESEVRFFRCTECSHTWRQYD; this is encoded by the coding sequence ATGTTTTGTCCTGAATGTAAGAGCCTTCTCATGTCTTCGGGAGGTCAGCTCAAGTGCCGGAAGTGCGGGTATATCCGCAAGATAGAAGGCACCGACAATATGAAGAAGAAGGTCGACCGCCGGGAAAACGAGATCACCATTGTGGATGATGAGGGGGAGAAGATGAAAACCCTGCCCACCATCCAGATCCGGTGCCCGAAATGCGACAACAATCTTGCCTTCTGGTGGCTCCGCCAGCTCCGTGCTGCCGATGAGAGCGAGGTGCGGTTCTTCCGCTGTACTGAATGCAGCCATACCTGGCGCCAATACGATTAA
- a CDS encoding FxLYD domain-containing protein — translation MSQPNSLPELMEQLKRRRKMKYRNTRLTAVYVFLGLTIIGSFICFILVSTPLMSYLIPFSGSNGGSSATPSYSLNTIMISSGIPDAESDLRISDAELLRDGTGSWVTGTITNSGTQPYKGFSIQYDLFDIRGKLMGSTFVMMGGIAPNESKKFRTTPFRGQAVSARLNAILGT, via the coding sequence ATGTCACAGCCCAACTCGCTTCCCGAACTCATGGAGCAGCTGAAACGCCGCCGGAAGATGAAATACCGGAACACGAGGCTGACTGCGGTCTATGTTTTTCTCGGCCTCACGATAATAGGATCCTTTATCTGTTTCATCCTGGTATCAACTCCCCTTATGTCCTATCTCATCCCTTTTTCCGGAAGCAACGGTGGTTCATCCGCAACGCCCAGTTACTCGCTGAATACCATCATGATATCTTCAGGTATTCCGGATGCTGAATCGGATCTCAGAATTTCCGATGCCGAACTGCTTCGGGATGGCACCGGTTCCTGGGTTACCGGAACGATAACGAACTCCGGTACGCAGCCGTACAAGGGATTCTCGATCCAGTACGATCTTTTCGATATCAGGGGAAAACTGATGGGGTCCACGTTTGTAATGATGGGTGGGATAGCTCCGAACGAGAGTAAAAAATTCCGTACTACCCCGTTCCGGGGACAGGCAGTATCTGCACGGCTGAACGCTATCCTGGGAACATAA